One region of Acidobacteriota bacterium genomic DNA includes:
- a CDS encoding PilN domain-containing protein produces the protein MIEINLLPKEYLKRTRAFSLSKAGKYVAAGAAGVVVILAGITFYQIHELNKLEDNIERANRRADMLRQDIQMVDALIDVKEKITSRMAAVEKLDRHRSAWVRILEDLARNVPEFVWLNACREKPAPSIAADSTAAMTTDETASMRTAEVEGYSFTLNALAAFMIKMMRSEYFDDVELVSADEVSFDEAGQAASTSQRIQKGQKAYGFVLTCSVHYLSEEELRNLIANADQPDKPSTSTTSHRQLN, from the coding sequence ATGATAGAAATAAATCTGCTCCCCAAAGAATACCTCAAGCGCACCCGCGCCTTTTCGCTGAGCAAAGCCGGCAAATACGTGGCCGCCGGTGCGGCCGGAGTAGTGGTTATTCTCGCGGGCATCACGTTTTACCAGATACACGAACTGAACAAACTCGAGGATAACATCGAACGGGCCAACCGGCGCGCTGACATGCTTCGCCAGGACATTCAAATGGTCGATGCGCTGATCGACGTGAAGGAGAAGATCACCAGCCGGATGGCGGCCGTGGAGAAGCTGGATCGCCACCGGTCCGCCTGGGTTCGTATCCTGGAGGATCTGGCGCGCAACGTTCCGGAGTTCGTGTGGCTGAACGCATGCCGGGAGAAGCCGGCACCGTCGATCGCGGCCGATTCGACGGCCGCAATGACGACCGACGAAACGGCGTCGATGCGTACCGCTGAGGTCGAAGGGTACTCCTTTACCCTCAACGCCCTGGCCGCGTTCATGATAAAGATGATGCGCTCCGAGTACTTCGATGACGTTGAACTGGTATCGGCCGACGAGGTCTCCTTCGATGAAGCCGGTCAGGCCGCTTCGACCAGCCAGCGGATACAGAAAGGCCAGAAGGCCTATGGTTTCGTCCTGACCTGCAGTGTCCACTACCTGTCCGAGGAAGAACTGCGCAACCTCATCGCCAACGCCGATCAGCCGGATAAGCCGAGTACCTCAACGACGAGCCACCGACAGCTTAACTAG
- the pilO gene encoding type 4a pilus biogenesis protein PilO gives MDFKDSKTQKLAIAILAFFIVTYFWYSRAFSLYNNSIETKNQEFETITTNLRNVEMKAKSLDALQLEYADLVGRYHEIEALLPEVKQVPSLLVQMHTASSLTGTKITKVQPLTIESEDFYNVAPFAVEMVGTYHDFGRFISYVANFPFIANVERLQIKAQDAVVANAMIEEDRPVELGRKKETITASFVLSTYFVKEHERLEDLVL, from the coding sequence ATGGATTTCAAGGATTCCAAAACGCAGAAACTGGCGATCGCCATCCTGGCCTTTTTCATAGTCACGTACTTCTGGTACTCCCGGGCGTTCTCGCTTTACAACAACAGCATCGAAACGAAGAACCAGGAGTTTGAGACCATTACCACCAACCTCCGCAACGTGGAGATGAAGGCCAAGTCCCTCGACGCCCTGCAACTGGAGTACGCCGACCTGGTCGGCCGCTATCATGAAATCGAAGCGCTGCTGCCCGAGGTAAAGCAGGTGCCCTCGTTGCTCGTGCAGATGCACACGGCCTCGTCCCTGACCGGGACCAAGATCACCAAGGTGCAACCGCTGACAATTGAATCCGAGGATTTCTATAATGTGGCGCCGTTTGCGGTGGAGATGGTCGGTACCTACCACGATTTCGGCCGGTTCATAAGCTATGTCGCCAATTTCCCCTTCATCGCCAACGTCGAGCGACTTCAGATCAAGGCCCAGGATGCCGTCGTGGCCAACGCCATGATCGAGGAGGATCGCCCGGTCGAACTTGGCCGCAAGAAGGAAACCATAACCGCCAGCTTTGTGCTCTCCACATACTTCGTGAAGGAACATGAACGGCTTGAGGATCTGGTGCTTTAG